In one window of Cryptococcus depauperatus CBS 7841 chromosome 3, complete sequence DNA:
- a CDS encoding proteasome subunit beta type-5, which yields MNSILQQVQPQRGLSRFGPEEDELANADAASWGSMAGFGNLSRTGGIEAFNVPRVQDPTSFLDAHTDSMSSNPEAKIKIAHGTTTLAFRFRGGIIVAVDSRATAGSYVASGTVKKVIEINKFLLGTMAGGAADCQYWETYLGMQCRLHELRNKERISVAAASKILSNIVYQYKGMGLSMGTMVCGWDKTGPCIFYVDDDGQRLKGNLFSVGSGSTFAYGVLDQGYKWDLTDEEAQELGRRSIAAAGHRDAFSGNTCNLYHVRENGWEFIGNYDLNELYYEYEKKKKADREASLPTPMVVES from the exons ATGAACTCGATTCTTCAGCAAGTGCAGCCTCAAAGAGGACTGAGCCGATTTGGTCCAGAAGAGGACGAGCTTGCCAATGCTGATGCGGCGTCTTGGGGCAGTATGGCAGGATTTGGAAATCTCTCTAGGACAGGAGGTATTGAGGCATTCAATGTTCCTCGTGTGCAAGAC cctacatcttttcttgatgcTCACACGGATTCCATGTCTTCTAATCCTGAGGCCAAAATCAAGATCGCTCATGGTACAACGACACTAGCCTTCCGGTTTAGAGGAGGGATCATTGTTGCAGTTGACTCTAGGGCTACTGCGGGGAGTTATGTTG CATCTGGTACAGTGAAGAAGGTTATTgaaatcaacaaattcCTTCTCGGCACAATGGCCGGTGGTGCTGCGGACTGCCAATACTG GGAAACATACCTTGGTATGCAGTGTCGTTTACATGAATTGAGGAATAAAGAGAGAATCTCGGTTGCTGCTGCCTCAAAGATTCTTTCCAATATCGTCTATCAATACAAGGGAATGGGTCTTAGCATG GGTACTATGGTTTGTGGTTGGGACAAGACGGGTCCATGTATCTTTTATGTAGATGACGACGGCCAGAGACTCAAGGgcaatcttttctctgttgGCTCAGGCAGTACTTTCGCCTATGGCGTACTCGATCAA GGCTACAAATGGGATCTTACAGACgaagaagctcaagagCTTGGGAGACGGTCGATCGCTGCTGCTGGTCACCGAGATGCATTCTCTGGTAACACTTGTAACCTGTATCATGTTCGAGAAAACGGATGGGAATTCATTG GAAACTATGATCTCAACGAGCTTTACTATGAGtatgaaaaaaagaagaaagctgATCGCGAAGCATCATTGCCAACACCTATGGTCGTAGAATCGTAG